The DNA segment GAAAATTACAGCAACATTGTGCGACAACAAGAAGCAACAGCTGAAGCAAATGGTGGACGGTAGGcaatctgtatttttttgtacgattaaactactgaaaaaaatacaacatatattatataaaataacaaatattgcgGCAGCGGGCCTTATGATGCCCGTACCTTTTTGGTATTTACATGCGATTTGTTTTGCATAGGTATTTTTTCCCGTGTTATTTCGTTATATGTCATTTAAATACGTAGTggctaaatatatttgaactagcAAAATTAgtctatagctaaatatgttctACATGCAATACATAAGAactcatttaatatttcatatcatGCTCTATCTATCACAGCTTGATTAGAAAAAGTATGTTGTATATGAGCCTAAAAAGCAATAAAGAAGATGCTTATTTAGCGTCTTTGATTTTCTAGCATTTCTTCTTCATTCTCTTTGAAAATCTTCCACCATCGTTTCACTCCATCTTTCGCATGGCAGTGCATAGGATTGAGATCTCGCctaggaagaaaaaaacaacaacataaatttgTGAACCATATGGGATTAAATTAAAACGTACACACATATtatatgcaaaaaatgtgcaattcaTAAAACGGCTTGTTTAATCACTTATCGTAAGATACATTGAAAatgcactgtataaaaaaaaaagtgtcaaattgaAACTGTGCAGTTGGTACCTCAGGGAGTTACTATAAATTTTCCAACCCAGTaaagttaaaaactaaaattgaattgCTGTAAAAAATTAGCAGAAATTAATACAAGCTAAATGAATGGaaacaaagtattaaataatgtattaaataatgctaaaacagTTTTACAGTGCTGATCTgaccaataaaaataacataagtgAGTGGGAATGATTTTATTCAACTTGACctacaataacaatattatttcTTTGTAAccacaaaatgtacttttttattgtaCCTGaacttttacagtgtatttttccAGAATCCTTAATATAACCCTCAAATGCTCCTTTCTGTTGTCTTTGCTTTCAGTAGAGAATTCTCCTGATTTTTGTTCTGTAAATCCTGATTTTTCATTCTTAATTCTTTTATAATATGGAAAATTCAGTTTAAGTGCTACATTATACTGAAGACACACCGCTGATGTTGTCGGCCAGGTTCTTCAGCTGCTGTGTGTTGTCCAGCATCTCGATTCTCTGTGTATAAGCATTATAGCGCACAGAGAAAGGTCTGGGAATGGTGGAAGCAAATTTcctgtaaaaacaaaatgaaaaagtatatataacTGGAAAAATGCTGAGGAAGGGCCGATTTAAGAGATGGTTTAATTGCAGTCACTTTACCTGACTTTTTCTTTGGCGTCCTCGAAACTTTCAGCCACAAAGTAAACTGGCTGGAACTCTGTAATGGGATACTGCTGGAGGCAGGTCTTCTCTGGCTCGAAGGGCAGAAGTTTGGGCTTGTCCGTCAAACAGTACTGCAAGACATTAGAGTAACATCTAATTTTCAGTCTGTTCTCTGCTTTAGCCATGCTTTTGTGCATCAGTGTCATGTTTCTGCTTTTCACTCCACTAATGACACAATAAAGTCAATTGGGCTGCTAACTCCTTTTCTAAAAGCTCAAAGCAAAAAGCAAGTTGACTTTGTTAGGTTAGAGCACAGGGCATGAACCAGAAGGAAGCATTCTGAGAGGTAACACATACCTGCAGTTCGCCAAAAGATGAGAGCAGACCAGCACCATAAGCCTTTACTTTATCTCCTTCCTTGCACAGACCAAATTCTACAGTGAACCAGTAGACCtgcaaaaaagaaacattataatcatacAGCCCCTTTGAGAGAGACAAATATATCTTGCTTTCTTATAACATGACTGGCCTCagataaaatgtggaaaattattatttttgtaacctAAAGCAATACTCACCGTGGCCAGCTTCTCTATGAACTCATCAGGGGCACCCAAAGAAGCAAGTCCAATTTCCTGGTCAAACAGAAATCAACATTTGGATATTACATCGATGATAAATGCACATTAGATACAAAGTCTGAAGCAGATATTCTCTAGAAACCCAAATAAGCAtactatggaagcttatttctataattcagttttttcttttttctttttgtaattgcagtatatatatatatatatatatatatatatatatatatatatatataatatatatatatatcataatttataaaaaaaaaaataattgtgagaataaaagtcaaaattaacagatgtatataataaatttcacttattttattcaaattaattatatgatattatattatttattagattatattatattatattatattatattatattatattatattatattatattatcaaacCTGTGAGAACTGTGCAAAACTTGGGTCAGCAAACAGTGGGACATGACCCAGCAGTTCATGACAGATGTCCCTGAGGAAACAAATCCACATTTATATTTCCTTTGATCACAGTTCTGAAATATATTTGTgccatttatttcaaacaaagctGTAACAACTTCTTGGTCTGTATACTCACGGTTCAGGTGTGTACATGGGCTTGGAGCTATGGCGAATGTACTGTGTCGAGTGAAACACTCGGAAGGCGAGACCAGCTAAGAAGTCACGTGAGGAGAGGAGACCAGCCACAGGACGCAGACGGAAACCTGTGCATGCTGAGAAATCAAGAAAGGGTGAGATATGTAGTGTAGAAGTGAAACActagttttcatttcattttttattacacaCTAAAACCCCTTCACCTGACTGTGTTTGAGTTTAAAGCAGCTCTTACACTGCAGGTAGCGTGAGATGTCCTCTAGCTGCGGGATGTTGTCCTCGCGGTACCCACAGTACTTCTCCAGCAGTGGAAATACACGGTTGTGTTCACGACAAGCATGCGTCGCGTACAGAGTCTTCAGCTCTCGAAAAACTGTTCCCCATGTGGCCTTCTCTTCAGCTGTGTAGTCAACACAAGGAATAACCTGTCCACTAATAGAGGAGAGGGATGCCTAGTTCATTTTTAGGACACAATGTATTCAAACACATTTGTCTAAACAGTATACAACAAACCTAACAAACTTGATTTTGAGATATACTTTGCTTGAAAAGCATACATGTGCTCATTTACACTAccaattaaagttttttttaaaaaaataataattaaaaaaatgtttttttttttctttttttttttaaagaagtgtcttttactctccaaagctgcattta comes from the Cyprinus carpio isolate SPL01 chromosome B4, ASM1834038v1, whole genome shotgun sequence genome and includes:
- the pah gene encoding phenylalanine-4-hydroxylase, which produces MDAGLRQMNGDLERKGSLTSSYLEERLNKTGVVSCIFSLKQEVGALVKALRLFEDKGINLTHIESRPSRDNKEEYEFFISVDQASSKALDEVVDSLRTQISGQVHELSRNKQKDTVPWFPNDIQDLDRFANQILSYGSELDADHPGFTDPVYRARRKEFADIAYNYRHGQVIPCVDYTAEEKATWGTVFRELKTLYATHACREHNRVFPLLEKYCGYREDNIPQLEDISRYLQSCTGFRLRPVAGLLSSRDFLAGLAFRVFHSTQYIRHSSKPMYTPEPDICHELLGHVPLFADPSFAQFSQEIGLASLGAPDEFIEKLATVYWFTVEFGLCKEGDKVKAYGAGLLSSFGELQYCLTDKPKLLPFEPEKTCLQQYPITEFQPVYFVAESFEDAKEKVRKFASTIPRPFSVRYNAYTQRIEMLDNTQQLKNLADNISGEISILCTAMRKME